One window of Kryptolebias marmoratus isolate JLee-2015 linkage group LG3, ASM164957v2, whole genome shotgun sequence genomic DNA carries:
- the pld5 gene encoding inactive phospholipase D5 isoform X1 — protein MELSADPRMEGQDEAPPALLACVSQLKSSSSISVQQQGYSATLLLRRKDKLEQTQQKCIATLALLCCFTVLMVLIFSSVDIWGDDEDGITEENCSRDCRIILVENIPDELSLPMDGRRHLPLSLGFHSLLDQAKHSVEVVSSVWNLNSWDVEPKPSTANQGQLLFQKLLSLKSRGVKLKIVSSRTNTTELKALEVRNAEVHSVNMTALTKGGLHSSFWIVDRKHIYIGSADMDWRSFSEKKELGVVVYNCSCLALDLHRVFSFYWQLHDRDYIPSIWSKRVTALYGKHEALELQLNATPATAYVSTSPELFCPKYRTRDLDAIHQVIQSAKSFIFISVTDYLPLVRRSFRGTSVTRYWSYIDEVIREAVVLRGVRVRLLISFWKKTDPLTFNFVASLKSLCLQLLNCSLEVKFFSHKEQKGDFQLGLNHNKYMVTDNAVYIGNHDWVGSDFVIDAGVGLVLKMKESPKDREVTVLENIKAAFERDWRSRYAKNLQKSKDHQGKYRNLQWSKNHWDMPEENDWNKPL, from the exons ACCCAGCAGAAGTGCATAGCCACCCTTGCCCTTCTTTGCTGTTTTACCGTGCTGATGGTGCTGATCTTCTCCTCCGTGGACATTTGGGGGGACGATGAGGACGGAATCacggaggagaactgcagcagagaCTGCCG CATCATTCTTGTGGAGAATATTCCAGACGAGCTCTCTCTCCCCATGGATGGCAGACGTCATCTTCCTCTGTCTCTGGGTTTTCATTCACTGCTGGACCAAGCAAAGCACTCCGTTGAGGTTGTGTCATCTGTCTGGAACTTAAATTCTTGGGATGTGGAGCCAAAACCAAGTACAGCTAACCAG ggTCAGCTTTTGTTCCAGAAACTGCTCAGCCTGAAATCTCGTGGGGTTAAACTGAAGATCGTCAGCAGCCGAACAAACACCACCGAGCTGAAAGCCTTGGAAGTGCGCA ATGCAGAGGTTCATTCTGTTAATATGACAGCCCTCACCAAAGGAGGGCTACATTCCTCATTCTGGATCGTGGATCGGAAGCACATTTACATCGGGAGCGCTGATATGGACTGGAGGTCATTTTCTGAG AAGAAAGAACTGGGGGTGGTGGTGTACAACTGCAGCTGTCTGGCCCTGGACCTCCACAGAGTCTTCTCATTTTACTGGCAGCTCCACGACAGGGACTACATCCCCTCCATCTGGTCGAAGAGAGTTACCGCCCTGTACGGGAAGCATGAGGccctggagctgcagctcaacGCCACACCGGCCACTGCCTACGTGTCT acctCTCCTGAGCTTTTCTGTCCCAAATATCGCACCAGAGATTTAGATGCGATCCATCAAGTCATCCAGAGTGCAAAGAGTTTTATCTTCATCTCTGTGACAGACTACCTCCCTCTGGTCAGGAGGAGTTTCAGAGGAACTTCAGTCACAAG GTATTGGTCGTATATTGATGAGGTGATCAGAGAAGCCGTGGTCCTCAGAGGGGTCAGAGTTCGTCTGCTCATAAGCTTCTGGAAGAAAACCGACCCCCTCACCTTTAATTTTGTGGCCTCCCTCAAATCTCTGTGTTTACAGCTGCTCAACTGTTCCCTCGAGGTG aaatTTTTTAGTCACAAGGAGCAGAAGGGGGACTTTCAGCTAGGACTCAACCACAACAAGTACATGGTGACTGACAATGCTGTTTACATTG gtAACCACGACTGGGTGGGCAGTGACTTTGTGATTGATGCAGGAGTCGGACTGGTCTTGAAGATGAAGGAAAGTCCAAAGGACAGAGAAGTGACAGTCCTGGAGAACATTAAAGCTGCTTTCGAAAGAGACTGGAGGTCACGTTACGCTAAGAACCTTCAGAAAAGCAAAGATCATCAGGGTAAATACAGAAACCTGCAGTGGTCTAAAAACCACTGGGATATGCCAGAGGAGAATGACTGGAACAAGCCTTTATGA
- the pld5 gene encoding inactive phospholipase D5 isoform X3, with translation MDGRRHLPLSLGFHSLLDQAKHSVEVVSSVWNLNSWDVEPKPSTANQGQLLFQKLLSLKSRGVKLKIVSSRTNTTELKALEVRNAEVHSVNMTALTKGGLHSSFWIVDRKHIYIGSADMDWRSFSEKKELGVVVYNCSCLALDLHRVFSFYWQLHDRDYIPSIWSKRVTALYGKHEALELQLNATPATAYVSTSPELFCPKYRTRDLDAIHQVIQSAKSFIFISVTDYLPLVRRSFRGTSVTRYWSYIDEVIREAVVLRGVRVRLLISFWKKTDPLTFNFVASLKSLCLQLLNCSLEVKFFSHKEQKGDFQLGLNHNKYMVTDNAVYIGNHDWVGSDFVIDAGVGLVLKMKESPKDREVTVLENIKAAFERDWRSRYAKNLQKSKDHQGKYRNLQWSKNHWDMPEENDWNKPL, from the exons ATGGATGGCAGACGTCATCTTCCTCTGTCTCTGGGTTTTCATTCACTGCTGGACCAAGCAAAGCACTCCGTTGAGGTTGTGTCATCTGTCTGGAACTTAAATTCTTGGGATGTGGAGCCAAAACCAAGTACAGCTAACCAG ggTCAGCTTTTGTTCCAGAAACTGCTCAGCCTGAAATCTCGTGGGGTTAAACTGAAGATCGTCAGCAGCCGAACAAACACCACCGAGCTGAAAGCCTTGGAAGTGCGCA ATGCAGAGGTTCATTCTGTTAATATGACAGCCCTCACCAAAGGAGGGCTACATTCCTCATTCTGGATCGTGGATCGGAAGCACATTTACATCGGGAGCGCTGATATGGACTGGAGGTCATTTTCTGAG AAGAAAGAACTGGGGGTGGTGGTGTACAACTGCAGCTGTCTGGCCCTGGACCTCCACAGAGTCTTCTCATTTTACTGGCAGCTCCACGACAGGGACTACATCCCCTCCATCTGGTCGAAGAGAGTTACCGCCCTGTACGGGAAGCATGAGGccctggagctgcagctcaacGCCACACCGGCCACTGCCTACGTGTCT acctCTCCTGAGCTTTTCTGTCCCAAATATCGCACCAGAGATTTAGATGCGATCCATCAAGTCATCCAGAGTGCAAAGAGTTTTATCTTCATCTCTGTGACAGACTACCTCCCTCTGGTCAGGAGGAGTTTCAGAGGAACTTCAGTCACAAG GTATTGGTCGTATATTGATGAGGTGATCAGAGAAGCCGTGGTCCTCAGAGGGGTCAGAGTTCGTCTGCTCATAAGCTTCTGGAAGAAAACCGACCCCCTCACCTTTAATTTTGTGGCCTCCCTCAAATCTCTGTGTTTACAGCTGCTCAACTGTTCCCTCGAGGTG aaatTTTTTAGTCACAAGGAGCAGAAGGGGGACTTTCAGCTAGGACTCAACCACAACAAGTACATGGTGACTGACAATGCTGTTTACATTG gtAACCACGACTGGGTGGGCAGTGACTTTGTGATTGATGCAGGAGTCGGACTGGTCTTGAAGATGAAGGAAAGTCCAAAGGACAGAGAAGTGACAGTCCTGGAGAACATTAAAGCTGCTTTCGAAAGAGACTGGAGGTCACGTTACGCTAAGAACCTTCAGAAAAGCAAAGATCATCAGGGTAAATACAGAAACCTGCAGTGGTCTAAAAACCACTGGGATATGCCAGAGGAGAATGACTGGAACAAGCCTTTATGA
- the pld5 gene encoding inactive phospholipase D5 isoform X2 yields MAGPTTQEPLKTQQKCIATLALLCCFTVLMVLIFSSVDIWGDDEDGITEENCSRDCRIILVENIPDELSLPMDGRRHLPLSLGFHSLLDQAKHSVEVVSSVWNLNSWDVEPKPSTANQGQLLFQKLLSLKSRGVKLKIVSSRTNTTELKALEVRNAEVHSVNMTALTKGGLHSSFWIVDRKHIYIGSADMDWRSFSEKKELGVVVYNCSCLALDLHRVFSFYWQLHDRDYIPSIWSKRVTALYGKHEALELQLNATPATAYVSTSPELFCPKYRTRDLDAIHQVIQSAKSFIFISVTDYLPLVRRSFRGTSVTRYWSYIDEVIREAVVLRGVRVRLLISFWKKTDPLTFNFVASLKSLCLQLLNCSLEVKFFSHKEQKGDFQLGLNHNKYMVTDNAVYIGNHDWVGSDFVIDAGVGLVLKMKESPKDREVTVLENIKAAFERDWRSRYAKNLQKSKDHQGKYRNLQWSKNHWDMPEENDWNKPL; encoded by the exons ACCCAGCAGAAGTGCATAGCCACCCTTGCCCTTCTTTGCTGTTTTACCGTGCTGATGGTGCTGATCTTCTCCTCCGTGGACATTTGGGGGGACGATGAGGACGGAATCacggaggagaactgcagcagagaCTGCCG CATCATTCTTGTGGAGAATATTCCAGACGAGCTCTCTCTCCCCATGGATGGCAGACGTCATCTTCCTCTGTCTCTGGGTTTTCATTCACTGCTGGACCAAGCAAAGCACTCCGTTGAGGTTGTGTCATCTGTCTGGAACTTAAATTCTTGGGATGTGGAGCCAAAACCAAGTACAGCTAACCAG ggTCAGCTTTTGTTCCAGAAACTGCTCAGCCTGAAATCTCGTGGGGTTAAACTGAAGATCGTCAGCAGCCGAACAAACACCACCGAGCTGAAAGCCTTGGAAGTGCGCA ATGCAGAGGTTCATTCTGTTAATATGACAGCCCTCACCAAAGGAGGGCTACATTCCTCATTCTGGATCGTGGATCGGAAGCACATTTACATCGGGAGCGCTGATATGGACTGGAGGTCATTTTCTGAG AAGAAAGAACTGGGGGTGGTGGTGTACAACTGCAGCTGTCTGGCCCTGGACCTCCACAGAGTCTTCTCATTTTACTGGCAGCTCCACGACAGGGACTACATCCCCTCCATCTGGTCGAAGAGAGTTACCGCCCTGTACGGGAAGCATGAGGccctggagctgcagctcaacGCCACACCGGCCACTGCCTACGTGTCT acctCTCCTGAGCTTTTCTGTCCCAAATATCGCACCAGAGATTTAGATGCGATCCATCAAGTCATCCAGAGTGCAAAGAGTTTTATCTTCATCTCTGTGACAGACTACCTCCCTCTGGTCAGGAGGAGTTTCAGAGGAACTTCAGTCACAAG GTATTGGTCGTATATTGATGAGGTGATCAGAGAAGCCGTGGTCCTCAGAGGGGTCAGAGTTCGTCTGCTCATAAGCTTCTGGAAGAAAACCGACCCCCTCACCTTTAATTTTGTGGCCTCCCTCAAATCTCTGTGTTTACAGCTGCTCAACTGTTCCCTCGAGGTG aaatTTTTTAGTCACAAGGAGCAGAAGGGGGACTTTCAGCTAGGACTCAACCACAACAAGTACATGGTGACTGACAATGCTGTTTACATTG gtAACCACGACTGGGTGGGCAGTGACTTTGTGATTGATGCAGGAGTCGGACTGGTCTTGAAGATGAAGGAAAGTCCAAAGGACAGAGAAGTGACAGTCCTGGAGAACATTAAAGCTGCTTTCGAAAGAGACTGGAGGTCACGTTACGCTAAGAACCTTCAGAAAAGCAAAGATCATCAGGGTAAATACAGAAACCTGCAGTGGTCTAAAAACCACTGGGATATGCCAGAGGAGAATGACTGGAACAAGCCTTTATGA